A genome region from Brassica oleracea var. oleracea cultivar TO1000 chromosome C2, BOL, whole genome shotgun sequence includes the following:
- the LOC106327355 gene encoding uncharacterized protein LOC106327355 isoform X2 codes for MAGGGPTFSIELSEYGSDMPTTEKASSFSSSGDIPNEEGAGLSRVGSGIWSGRTVDYSSESSSSIGTPGDSEEDEESEEENDEELGLASMRPLEDSLPSKGLSSHYKGKSKSFGNLGEIGSVKEVPKQENPLNKKRRLQIYNKLARKSFYSWQNPKSMPLLPVHEDNDDEEGDDGDLSDEERGGDVLARRPSFKNRALKSMSCFALSDLQEEEEEDDE; via the exons ATGGCAGGAGGAGGACCAACTTTCTCAATCGAGTTGTCTGAATACGGAAGCGATATGCCAACGACGGAGAAGGCTTCCTCCTTCTCCTCTTCCGGTGATATACCAAACGAAGAAGGAGCCGGTTTGAGCCGTGTCGGAAGCGGAATCTGGTCAGGACGGACGGTGGATTACTCGTCGGAGAGTTCATCATCGATCGGAACTCCGGGAGACAGCGAGGAAGATGAAGAAAGCGAAGAAGAGAACGATGAGGAGCTAGGGTTGGCTTCAATGAGACCTCTAGAAGATTCTCTCCCAAGCAA AGGTTTATCGAGTCACTACAAAGGTAAATCAAAATCGTTTGGTAACTTAGGGGAGATCGGGAGTGTGAAAGAAGTACCGAAGCAAGAGAATCCATTGAATAAGAAAAGAAGGTTACAGATCTACAACAAGCTGGCGAGAAAGTCGTTCTACTCATGGCAGAACCCTAAGTCTATGCCTCTTTTGCCTGTTCATGAAGACAACGATGATGAGGAAGGAGACGATGGAGATCTGAGTGATGAAGAGCGAGGAGGAGATGTTCTTGCAAGGAGACCATCGTTCAAGAACAGAGCATTGAAGTCTATGAGTTGTTTTGCTCTGTCAGATCTGCAGGAAGAAGAAGAAGAAGATGATGAGTGA
- the LOC106327355 gene encoding uncharacterized protein LOC106327355 isoform X1 — protein sequence MAGGGPTFSIELSEYGSDMPTTEKASSFSSSGDIPNEEGAGLSRVGSGIWSGRTVDYSSESSSSIGTPGDSEEDEESEEENDEELGLASMRPLEDSLPSKRGLSSHYKGKSKSFGNLGEIGSVKEVPKQENPLNKKRRLQIYNKLARKSFYSWQNPKSMPLLPVHEDNDDEEGDDGDLSDEERGGDVLARRPSFKNRALKSMSCFALSDLQEEEEEDDE from the exons ATGGCAGGAGGAGGACCAACTTTCTCAATCGAGTTGTCTGAATACGGAAGCGATATGCCAACGACGGAGAAGGCTTCCTCCTTCTCCTCTTCCGGTGATATACCAAACGAAGAAGGAGCCGGTTTGAGCCGTGTCGGAAGCGGAATCTGGTCAGGACGGACGGTGGATTACTCGTCGGAGAGTTCATCATCGATCGGAACTCCGGGAGACAGCGAGGAAGATGAAGAAAGCGAAGAAGAGAACGATGAGGAGCTAGGGTTGGCTTCAATGAGACCTCTAGAAGATTCTCTCCCAAGCAA AAGAGGTTTATCGAGTCACTACAAAGGTAAATCAAAATCGTTTGGTAACTTAGGGGAGATCGGGAGTGTGAAAGAAGTACCGAAGCAAGAGAATCCATTGAATAAGAAAAGAAGGTTACAGATCTACAACAAGCTGGCGAGAAAGTCGTTCTACTCATGGCAGAACCCTAAGTCTATGCCTCTTTTGCCTGTTCATGAAGACAACGATGATGAGGAAGGAGACGATGGAGATCTGAGTGATGAAGAGCGAGGAGGAGATGTTCTTGCAAGGAGACCATCGTTCAAGAACAGAGCATTGAAGTCTATGAGTTGTTTTGCTCTGTCAGATCTGCAGGAAGAAGAAGAAGAAGATGATGAGTGA
- the LOC106327354 gene encoding uncharacterized protein LOC106327354 yields MGEATEMKLKIHFGGSMKKDGEGYVYVGETGTKNVEWKIDEITWERFSLFCKEDSLIRAPIGLLWFKFEKEEMKDLRYAYDYLDEEMRILRSAGKLGVDVVEVFVEHIPNTKQDERSCSDEDEDVDRPKEDDEPEESKDENPTIQDIPAEIMTGNEAATGENQNENDDVGDELVVDAADGGSDSRFKSIFDEGMKAIPDKEAYGEGINEEEKDDDSEDERAPVDVEYPDTPVDSEDEWEGWNRERRGKGKVKEKDKYHGDYEKPPYIWLFQKFNSGLEFKDQLLKYSMNTQYDVKMAKSESWRIAVVCSNEKCKFRVYCSVEKPINRWMVKVCHMKHNHGKSSRISMLKQGVIAGLFREELRRNVNLPTSAIKDAIKERYDIVVPIGKCYRGRHIALGTILEAQTTQFGKLWDYEAELHRSNGGISTELCTREANGVQMFDCFYICFKELRESWKSCCRPVIGLDGCFLKWDLNGDLLAAVGRDADNRMFPIAWAVVRGENKDTWGWFVKKLKMDLDLGNGKDLTIISDKQKGLVHAIQLELSDAEHRMCARHIYANWKKLGFARSEFKSLFWGVAYSYTEGEYEEKLSLLEAYNVVAHQELLKTDPKRWCRAYFRVDSHCPDVHNNLSESFNRTIKMARAKPVITMLEDIRRQAMKRNSRWWFMADKWDTIVTPITLALLEKARIAKKYCLTLRSSSSLYEVNECDNGYTVNLATHQCACRRWDLTGIPCKHAVCVFDDNQEDPVKYTSEYYYTHKMKKTYNENIKPVNGENLWKRLGKPSIGIPELRKSRGRPRTRERGEKSHLKTLKTLENRQDTDVCPNVAVAFRWVTLKVVAKMNKWFMRVQRTNVDDLVYIQWVRLSLLQQEEKEQALLNLFKLLNHPLRYQLTLLLHSHQFHPLIQSLMPRKLQEDLL; encoded by the exons ATGGG GGAAGCAACAGAAATGAAGTTAAAGATTCATTTTGGAGGTTCAATGAAGAAGGATGGTGAAGGATATGTGTATGTTGGTGAAACGGGCACCAAAAATGTGGAGTGGAAGATTGACGAGATCACATGGGAGAGGTTCAGTCTGTTTTGCAAGGAAGATTCACTGATACGAGCACCAATTGGACTGCTTTGGTTCAAGTTCGAGAAAGAGGAGATGAAAGACCTGAGATATGCATATGATTACTTGGATGAGGAGATGCGTATACTTCGTTCTGCGGGGAAGCTAGGAGTAGATGTTGTTGAAGTGTTTGTGGAACACATACCAAACACCAAACAAGACGAGCGTTCGTGTAGTGATGAAGATGAAGATGTTGACAGACCAAAGGAAGACGATGAGCCTGAAGAATCAAAGGATGAAAATCCGACTATTCAAGATATTCCGGCTGAGATTATGACTGGAAACGAAGCTGCCACTGGTGAGAATCAGAATGAAAATGATGATGTGGGTGATGAGCTTGTTGTTGATGCAGCAGATGGTGGTAGCGACAGCAGGTTTAAGTCTATATTTGATGAAGGTATGAAAGCAATACCAGATAAAGAAGCATACGGAGAAGGCATAAATGAGGAAGAAAAGGATGATGACAGTGAAGATGAAAGGGCTCCTGTAGATGTTGAATATCCTGATACGCCCGTAGATTCAGAGGATGAATGGGAAGGATGGAATAGAGAGAGAAGAGGGAAAGGGAAAGTCAAAGAGAAGGACAAATACCATGGAGATTATGAGAAGCCACCTTACATATGGCTATTTCAGAAGTTCAACAGTGGGTTAGAGTTCAAGGATCAACTGTTAAAGTATTCTATGAATACACAGTATGATGTGAAGATGGCGAAGTCAGAATCTTGGAGGATTGCGGTTGTTTGTTCCAATGAGAAATGTAAATTTCGGGTATATTGCTCAGTAGAGAAGCCTATTAATAGGTGGATGGTGAAAGTGTGTCACATGAAACACAATCATGGTAAATCAAGTCGAATCTCCATGTTGAAGCAAGGCGTGATTGCTGGTTTGTTTAGAGAAGAGTTGCGAAGGAATGTCAACCTCCCGACATCAGCGATTAAAGATGCTATAAAGGAAAGATATGATATCGTGGTGCCTATAGGTAAGTGTTATAGAGGAAGACACATAGCCTTGGGTACAATCCTTGAAGCACAGACAACGCAATTTGGCAAGTTATGGGATTATGAAGCAGAGTTACATAGATCAAATGGTGGTATAAGCACTGAATTATGCACAAGAGAGGCTAACGGTGTTCAGATGTTTGACTGCTTTTATATTTGCTTCAAGGAATTACGTGAATCATGGAAGAGTTGTTGTAGACCTGTAATAGGTCTTGATGGATGCTTCTTAAAGTGGGATTTAAATGGAGATTTGCTTGCAGCAGTTGGTAGAGACGCTGATAACAGAATGTTTCCCATTGCTTGGGCAGTTGTAAGAGGGGAAAACAAAGACACTTGGGGCTGGTTTGTGAAGAAGCTAAAGATGGATCTCGACTTGGGGAATGGCAAGGATCTGACCATCATTTCGGATAAACAAAAAGGTCTTGTTCATGCCATACAGTTGGAACTCTCTGATGCAGAACACCGCATGTGTGCTAGACATATTTATGCGAATTGGAAGAAGCTTGGGTTTGCGAGATCAGAGTTTAAATCTTTGTTTTGGGGAGTTGCTTACAGCTACACTGAAGGAGAGTATGAAGAGAAGTTGAGTCTATTAGAGGCATATAATGTTGTAGCACACCAAGAGTTACTCAAGACGGACCCTAAGAGGTGGTGTAGAGCATATTTCAGAGTTGATTCACACTGTCCTGACGTGCATAATAACTTATCTGAGAGCTTCAACAGAACCATAAAGATGGCAAGGGCGAAACCCGTGATAACTATGTTGGAGGACATTCGGAGACAAGCTATGAAGAGGAATTCAAGGTGGTGGTTTATGGCAGATAAGTGGGATACTATTGTTACACCAATCACACTTGCTTTATTGGAGAAAGCAAGGATTGCCAAGAAATATTGTTTAACACTACGAAGCAGCTCAAGTTTGTATGAGGTTAATGAGTGTGATAATGGTTACACAGTGAATTTGGCAACACATCAGTGTGCTTGCAGGCGATGGGATCTTACTGGTATACCTTGCAAACATGCTGTCTGTGTGTTTGATGATAATCAAGAAGACCCTGTGAAGTATACATCCGAGTATTACTACACCCATAAGATGAAGAAAACATACAACGAGAACATCAAGCCCGTCAATGGTGAAAACTTGTGGAAGAGGCTAGGAAAACCATCAATAGGAATACCAGAGTTAAGGAAGTCAAGAGGTAGACCAAGAACAAGAGAGAGAGGAGAAAAGAGCCATTTGAAGACCTTGAAAACGCTGGAAAATCGACAAGACACGGACGTGTGCCCAAATGTAGCTGTTGCCTTCAGATGGGTCACATTAAAAGTGGTTGCAAAAATGAACAAGTGGTTTATGAGGGTCCAAAGAACAAACGTGGACGACCTCGTATACATACAGTG GGTCCGCCTAAGCCTCCTTCAACAAGAAGAAAAAGAACAAGCTCTTCTCAACCTGTTCAAGCTGCTGAATCATCCTCTCAGATACCAACTCACTCTACTGCTCCACAGCCATCAGTTTCATCCTCTGATCCAAAGCCTCATGCCAAGAAAGCTCCAAGAGGACCTCCTTTGA